The region gctctagatatctgatttggatgataataaaaatattgactggctctttcggggaacatcaaatatattgcccttaaatgagccatattgccctcgtctaaagactcgggccaatataattcatttgctggcaatatatttgatgttcccctcaaggccagtcaatattatataattaccAAATGCCAAAGTTAATATTTAGTTTTGGTAAACCTCTTAAAAGTGCATGCCACTAAATTCCATTCattacatgtactacatgtagatattataAATGCATGTTTTGTGGAAACACGATATGAAGGATATaaactattttatttgataaatttacCTAGTTTACATAATATAATTCGATCAGGTGcctaatcaaaataaaatagatgtaaaaatgtattttttattgtttatgtaAAAGACCTCAAGCTGGAATGGGCGAAAAATTCAAGGATATGAGAGGGCTCTAGATTTAGAATTAAATTGTGATGGCTGGAAAATGCCATATTTAAATTCTAATgggtaaaaatgtatttattgacCAGAACTATgccttttcctatttttttttctaatattgaAATGTTCAAGTATActtcacattattgacccttttcCCAAAGCTGTAGACAGGCTTTAAATATGGTTgcacatttcaaaagaaaaaaaaggaccACATTAGTTAAAATAGATTGTGAAATCAGTATCTTTACAAATTTAGTTCTAAAAACAATTCAAGCTATGTGACAGCAATGTACAGTAGGACTGATGAGATATGAAAGTAACCGTTGAAGAGTGTACCttatggcccaaattcacatgTCCATGCTTTGAAACCATTGTTATTGCAGTTGCCATCTTTGTGGAAAGGAGAACGAGACTTGTATAATCAAAGGAATGGAATATTTTATTGACCTTttaagggatgctccgggctgaagatatttatctCACGAAGTAGAGTAAAATCCACAgagcagaatgctgaaaatttgttcaaaattggataaataacaaagttaccAGTACTGAACATAATTTTTCCGGTGAAActgttctaggcatgtcttcatgaatattcattaggttggctgatgtcatatccccacttgttcttttgtattttattatatgaaataaagtttattcaaatttttttctaccaagaactaaacaattggattgacaactgattaaagagaaatgccagtagttgcagtaaacactgatttcatgagaaagtctgtaaaaccaggcttaattgtcagtatatcatcgaggaagtagatctggtacagtcacataaactgaactttgtgaaatcttgaaatctacacctaaaaatattcacactgaagatcaccaacacagataagcacacgtgggacagtgtatttttattgctttgaatgtcgtgcctgacgcttgacccgaatcctgtgcttatttgctaatttctcagcgattgcacaatttcttccagaatcctttggcacatattctttatacaaacagacactttggtggtcatttcattggattctgtacgaactcattttgatatcgttaccaaaactggcatttacctttaagtgcattagttatttctcgcaacttatttcatcataatggataCACATCAAAATAACacatgaaaaaattaaacaattatgatttcatgtaacataagaaaaaggaaagtggggatgtgacatcagcccacgtaatgaatattcatggagACATTCctaaaactgtttcactggaataatgcaaatcttgaaaattcaataactttgttattgttatctgattttggtcaaattttcaactttttgttctgtgaattttactctatttatttagatataaataatcTTTAGCCCTGAGCATTCTTTTAAGCCAACCAACATGGCCATTTACCTCAGGCCCCTCTAGTCCCTGTCTTCTCTAGATAGGGTGAACAGGATCTCAACAGACAATAGATTACAAACACATTCTCAACACTGAAACAACAGGCAAGCTACAATTGATCAACATTATAAAATCAGCAGATTCTACTTCTGATCTTGACCTTCAAGACATAACATTGGGGTgggagattttgcattgattgtGCTTGATTTAGTAGTATAAGGTCAAGTAATGAATGTGCTCTTTTGCTGGAGGTCACTTATGTTTCATGCTTGTTCCTATGATTTTAGCATGTAAACTTCAATCTGCATTTATGGTgaactctaaaaaaaaaggaagaaacctTGGGCATGGCCTTGGGAAGTGGGGGTGCTGCCAGTATTAtgttccataggcagcacccccggTGCATCAGTACCAGGGCCCTGAACTTGGCTCAATAACATTTGGACGAACCACAGCATCAAGGTCGAGTCTAGAAGTGGATTTGTACCATGTGATAAAAGCACACATtcattatatacatgtgtaaTACCTACTTTCTCAATGTGTACTTAATTAAGCATAATTAATGCTAAGCTGCGTAActatattttcaacttttttttaaaccttggAATTAAAACCAACTGTGTCAATTTGAGCCTACAAGATGAAGAAGTGAGGACATTGAGTGGAATGTTTTAGATGGTGCGGTGATGTGATCTACTGAGAATAAGATGAGCAGACTCCACTGGGCCGCATTTtgaccagaattttttttttgggggggattgaTGATCGATATAGCAGACAGGGTGCTCTGCTGATagaagttacatgtacatgccttTCTCCCAGTTGATCTTTTTCCAGTTACGCTCTTGGTCAATAACAAATGAAAACTGGTATTAAAGGTGccagataatttttttaattgggcGGTATTCAAATTCAATCCAATGGATGTTCGTGAACTTTTGTCAGCTCTTCATTACAGAAGCAATTTGAGAGCCCCTGCAGTATCACTTCATTTTGAGTCAGCTGGAATGTGCTCATGTTTGGTTCTCAGTGCGACTGTGTGAACAAAAAGTATGTTTGGTTGTAATATATGTCTTAGTATTTCTTCTCTGTGTGTTTGTTGTGTTGTAAGTCTTTTTAGAAACCACATTCCCATTTTCCTATTACAAGAAATTCTATTCTATTTGTCAATGCTGTCCTCAACCAACTTTTACACTTTCGATGAGTGTAAATTGACATGGTAATTAGCCGTGTCATTCCACTCCAGGGCAGTGGAAGTTCCCCGAGATGCCGTATTATCTTTTTTtgcccccatttttttttttttttttttagctttttgAGTAAACCCTCCCCTTCAAAGTTATCAGGATGAATCGACCCTATCATGGATCAGGAGGCTACGTTGGTCTCGGTTACCCACCACCAAACACCTTTGCTGTCAGTAACAACACCAACAGCAACGACCTTGCTTCCAAGTTATCCCGAGTGTTTGTAGGAAACCTCAATCCAAAAGAAGTGACCGACAGAATGCAGCTATACCATATATTCATTAAGTATGGTAACGTCAAGGCTATCTCATTGCATAAGGGATATGCGTTTGTCCAGTACGATACAGAAGCGGAGGCTCGCTTTGCAGTAGCGGAGGAGAATGGAAACCTCTTTGGAACACAGAAGTTTGGTAATGAAGAATTTAGATGTAAtctttatgtatttcattgtggCCTGTTTAATCCTGTggcacatgtacatgcatgtaggCCTGTATAATGCAACTATTTTCAATACTTTTCACTCTTGCAGTACAAGGATACTTCCAGAatctttattatttgattttttttcctaaatgTAAAGTGGCAGAAGAATCGTGGCCTATTTTCATTGGGAATTTTGGGGGATATCAAGcaaatttaacaaatattgttttacttgtaataaaaatgttttctttgtcCCTGTACTTAGTTATTCCATTGTGATAAGGATATCCATTTAACTTTTTCAAGTCAATCATGTGAGAACTAAACTTCTTTGCAAATTAACATTGCTTTTTATGTTTAATAAAGATTGACCATAAACATTGTTGAAACACCCTGATGCAGttgtacattatttcattatgacCAACTGGtatgacttcacaattaaatatttcTGACCTTGGTACCCCATTTTAATGGAATGTACTGCAATAGATGTTCAAACATCTCATTTGATCAGGATAATTaatcacccccccaaaaaaaatatatgtataataaaaaaagccAAAAATTTCTTACTGTTCTGTAcgtaataaacataaatatctatattgaaataataatcacATAATATTCATGGTATGAGAGATCAAGGAATtacttttttgtctcacctgcatagcagagtgagactataggcgccgcttttccgacggcgaaggcggcgtcaacatcaaatcttaacctgaggttaagtttttgaaatgacatcataacttagaaagtatatggacctagttcataaaacttggccataaggttaatcaagtattactgaacatcctattagagtttcatgtcacatgaccaaggtcaaaggtcatttagggtcaatgaacttagaccatgttgggggaatcaaaatcttaacctgaggttaagtttttgaaatgtcatcataacttagaaaatatatggacctagttcattaaacttggacataaggtcaatcatgtatcaccaaacatcctgcgtgagttttatgtcacatgaccaaggtcatttagggtcaatgaactggccgatttgggggtatctgttgaattacaatcaaaactttaaaagtttttggatctgattcatgaaacttggacataatagtaatcaagtatcactgaacatcctgtgcaagtttcaggtcacatcatcaaggtcaaaggccatttagggtcaatgaacttaggccgaattgggggtatttgttgaattaccatcataactttgaaagtatgttggtctagttcataaatcttgtacataagagtaatcaagtatcactgaacatcctgtgcgcattttaggtcacttgaccaaggtcaaaggtcaatgaactttggccataatgggggtatctgttgaattaccatcataactttgcaagtttattgatctgacttttgaaacttggacataagagtaatcaagtatcattgaatatcctgtgcaagtttcaggtcacatgatcaaggtcaaaggtcatgtgaggtcaatgaattttggccacattgggggtatttgttgaattaccatcctatctctgtaagtgtattggtctagttcataaaatgtggaaataagagtaaccaagtgtcactgaacatcttgtgcgagttatagtagttttcaaagtcagcaatgctgctatgttgaatcgcgtgatgcaggtgagacggccagaggcattccacttgtttatcacATACAGGTACACAATGTTTTTTTCATGCTGAGAGGTAAATGATTTATAACAATTGAATGTAAGCTAAAACAGCAAATACGTATGTGTCAACGTCAACATGACAGGGAAGGTGAAATGCTTCAAAAGCTCCatatttgttactttttttcaattttcatgaaatacgtATGCTTTCTATATAAGTGCTATATCCACTTTTTATCTACCATGTTTAGTTATATCTCGgttctttttatttccaatatagatgtcaaaattttatgcaaaatgacccttctaatatcaattttttgtaaacaCCACATCTACCAAAAAAAAGCCACCTACATCCTTTTGAGCATTTTCTCTGAAGAAACATCCACTGGATGTTTTGGACATAAACTTGTCAAATATTAACCTCTTTTTCCCTGtctcactccctctctctctctttctgacAGATCTTTGTGTCTCTACCGAGAGGAATAAGAGTGGTGGAGGAGGTGGTGGATTCAAGCGATAGTAAGTATATCAGCACCTTATTCAACCTAAAGGGGTGGGGATGTATGATTAAATTAAAGCCCTGCCCCAGATCGCATGGATTTTCataaatttggtgtgtatgtatGACTAGAAAAGTTCTGCATATTTACTGTGTTGGGTGTGCATCAAATTACAAAACAcctattttcatatgtataaaaatttgttttggttttttttttaatgaataataaatgttgGGTCATGTGGTtgaatttattcagaaattttTAACGTAGGTGAAAGTGACTTTTGATCTAAAACATGGTATAGTATAAGTATTTGCACTTCACAATAGTTTTACACATCTTTATTTCAGCACATAAAATATTTAGAATaatgataaagctgaagattGATCAGTATGCATTCACGGTATTAACAGAAGATATGTTTTAATCAGTTCAAGAacatacctttttttttcaaggattcaaaaatattaaattttactCAAGGATAGAATGGTTGAATTCTTAGCAGAAGAAGGTATGATTTCACGGAATCTTGCTGGGAGGATTCAGTCATTAAaagatttggatgaatctttccTCCTAGTATCTGCTCATTAGTATGGCACATGCACTCCGACTCTGGATCAGCCCCCTAGTACTCGAGAAAAGTACTCGAGGTAAGTGTTTCAATTTTATGattgtgtttttatttcagTGACAGCGATTTTGATGGTGGGTATCAGACCGCACAGGCTAAGAAGAGGAGATTTCAGGATAATACATTGATGGACAAGAAGAGTGGTGATGGTATGTATGGCATGTCTCAGTCATTGAGTGGTTAAACCATGGTTAATACATACCTcaaaaataaatgcaatgtAACATCCGGCAAGAAAGAACAATacagtaataaaataatacattgcAATAATTCAAAATAGATAAGATAGTAAATTCCAGATTTGAGACAGATgaagatgaaaaatattaagGGTAAACTATTTAGTGTGTGTCATCGAAAAAAGATTACTAATGAATGCAGACATTTGTCACAGTGCTAAATTCATACTTGTTGCCTCAGTAACACCATTAATGAGACAGCAATTAGAGGAAACTAAAACCCAataagagaagcaatcttattggggAAAGTAAACTGAgaagaacaatttaaaaaatgattcatcaaaatcggttatgaaataagtaaGTTATGGACGTTTGAAAAGtattgtactttctatggggatcctgaAATTGGCAGACGTGCTTCAAAATAGCTGTTTTTGTGGACAATTCTCCATTTGTTTtctacacaaattttcagattttcctcatctatcaaattgcatcttgcctcctgaggatatgaccatatgattgtgatttttcgcatggtcagccccccccccttggaaaaccGGTCCACGGCCCCtgaataagattgcttctcttggGGTTTGGTTTCCTTATGTAAATTGGTTCACATTTACAGTTGGCTCATCAATTAAAATGCAGTTATTTTAGTTATAAGTGTGAATTAGTCAATTTGAAACAATATGTCACTTCACGTGTTTGCTTGTATGTATTTGGTGGATTTTCTTAGCTTATGATAAAATATTGTGCAGTCCTAGTGTCAGTCCCTCTGattaaatcaaacatttttatcTGATCTATTAATgccttctttctccctttctctctcacttGTAGAACCCACAACATGGATCTGCTCCTACTGTAAGCACGTATCTGTTTCAGCTTGGGAATTGATGAAGCATGCTGCTGCTATTCATCAAACACAGATCTATGACCTCAATGGGGCCAAACCAGAAGGAGAAT is a window of Lytechinus variegatus isolate NC3 chromosome 2, Lvar_3.0, whole genome shotgun sequence DNA encoding:
- the LOC121407784 gene encoding heterogeneous nuclear ribonucleoprotein C-like 1, producing MNRPYHGSGGYVGLGYPPPNTFAVSNNTNSNDLASKLSRVFVGNLNPKEVTDRMQLYHIFIKYGNVKAISLHKGYAFVQYDTEAEARFAVAEENGNLFGTQKFDLCVSTERNKSGGGGGGFKRYDSDFDGGYQTAQAKKRRFQDNTLMDKKSGDEPTTWICSYCKHVSVSAWELMKHAAAIHQTQIYDLNGAKPEGE